A single window of Arcobacter venerupis DNA harbors:
- a CDS encoding L-aspartate oxidase → MIYDYIIIGTGVAGLNAARLIPKDKKVLILCKMSTWNCNTFWAQGGIASAVDEADVPAHIQDTLTAGVNYNDKDAVELLSKKSISTIKNLIDAGMKFDLNENGELSFTKEAAHSRNRILHADGDATGRMMHIFLLEHCEHAIITQAVVCDLLIKDDICYGVQYFSDETTQKVVYAHNTIIASGGVGSIYRYHTNSTANAGEIQGIIAEKHLPLKDMEMMQFHPTVVKGTTFARKPLLSEALRGEGAHIVDENGYRFLFDYHEDGELAPRDVVSRSIFDYNKKTGLGVYLSFETFEKKAFKKRFPNIYSNLKELGYDLPFERVPISPAFHYSMGGIETTLDAKVKGMKNLYAIGEVACTGVHGANRLASNSLLEGLVFSQIAVEDSLKNNFKIEKENYDKPIINYVRNKDIDKDIKDNLREMMWTNASIVRDPKTLKVTLDTIEDYLKLNVGRLLFLRLLTAKSILKSALERKKSLGAHYIKEN, encoded by the coding sequence ATGATTTATGATTACATAATAATAGGTACTGGAGTTGCAGGACTTAACGCAGCACGATTAATTCCAAAAGACAAAAAAGTTCTAATTTTATGCAAAATGTCAACTTGGAATTGCAATACTTTTTGGGCTCAAGGAGGAATTGCAAGTGCAGTTGATGAAGCAGATGTTCCAGCACACATACAAGATACATTAACAGCAGGTGTTAATTATAATGACAAAGACGCTGTTGAACTTTTAAGTAAAAAATCAATATCAACAATCAAAAACTTAATAGATGCTGGAATGAAATTTGACCTAAATGAAAATGGTGAATTATCATTTACAAAAGAAGCTGCACATAGTAGAAATAGAATTTTACATGCTGATGGTGATGCAACTGGTAGAATGATGCATATTTTTTTACTTGAGCATTGTGAACACGCTATTATAACTCAAGCAGTAGTTTGTGACTTATTAATAAAAGATGATATTTGTTATGGAGTTCAGTATTTTTCAGATGAAACAACTCAAAAAGTGGTTTATGCTCATAATACTATAATTGCAAGTGGTGGAGTAGGTTCAATTTATAGATACCATACAAACTCAACTGCAAATGCAGGTGAAATTCAAGGAATTATTGCAGAAAAACATCTTCCTTTAAAAGATATGGAGATGATGCAGTTTCATCCAACTGTTGTAAAAGGAACTACTTTCGCTAGAAAGCCTTTATTATCAGAAGCTTTAAGGGGTGAAGGTGCTCATATTGTAGATGAAAATGGATATAGATTTTTATTTGATTATCATGAAGATGGAGAATTAGCTCCACGTGATGTAGTTAGTCGTTCAATCTTTGATTATAATAAAAAAACAGGTTTAGGAGTATATTTATCTTTTGAAACTTTTGAAAAAAAAGCTTTCAAAAAAAGATTCCCAAATATTTACTCAAATTTAAAAGAATTAGGTTATGACTTACCTTTTGAAAGAGTTCCTATTAGTCCAGCATTTCACTATTCAATGGGTGGAATTGAGACAACTTTAGATGCAAAAGTTAAAGGAATGAAAAATCTTTACGCTATTGGTGAAGTTGCTTGTACTGGTGTTCATGGTGCAAATAGATTAGCTTCGAACTCTTTACTTGAAGGTTTGGTTTTTTCTCAAATTGCAGTTGAAGATTCTTTAAAAAACAACTTTAAAATTGAAAAAGAAAACTATGACAAACCAATTATCAACTACGTAAGAAATAAAGATATTGATAAAGATATTAAAGATAATTTAAGAGAGATGATGTGGACTAATGCTTCAATAGTAAGAGATCCAAAAACTCTTAAAGTTACACTAGATACGATAGAGGATTACTTAAAACTAAATGTAGGCAGATTACTTTTTTTAAGGCTACTTACGGCAAAATCCATTCTGAAATCTGCCTTAGAGCGTAAAAAGTCTCTTGGCGCACACTATATTAAGGAGAATTAA
- a CDS encoding M48 family metallopeptidase — protein MSFQIEINQRIVTVKLEKRKNIKHVYLRVLSPNIIEIKTNIYYTLYDAKILIEKKIDWIENSILRLEEKNISEDEFLYLGIRKKLEDYKIKNLDTFYKKEIVKYLPNLVDEYSKKMNLFPTSISYRKNKRTWGSCNYKNGLNFNILLMKFPIELMEYVVIHELAHIEHKNHSKNFWNLVEKYCPDYKQREKIFKSFL, from the coding sequence TTGAGTTTTCAAATTGAAATAAATCAAAGAATAGTCACTGTTAAACTAGAAAAAAGAAAGAATATAAAGCACGTATATCTAAGGGTTTTAAGCCCAAATATAATAGAAATTAAAACAAATATTTATTACACATTGTATGATGCAAAAATCTTAATTGAAAAAAAAATAGATTGGATTGAAAATTCGATTTTAAGGCTTGAAGAAAAAAATATAAGTGAAGATGAATTTTTATATTTAGGTATTAGAAAAAAATTAGAAGATTATAAAATTAAAAATTTGGATACTTTTTATAAAAAAGAGATTGTAAAATATTTACCAAATTTAGTAGACGAGTATTCAAAAAAGATGAATCTTTTCCCAACTTCAATTTCTTATAGAAAAAATAAAAGAACTTGGGGTTCTTGCAACTATAAAAATGGCTTGAATTTTAATATTTTATTAATGAAATTCCCTATTGAACTTATGGAATATGTAGTTATTCATGAATTGGCTCATATAGAGCATAAAAATCATTCAAAAAATTTTTGGAATTTAGTAGAAAAATATTGTCCAGATTATAAGCAAAGGGAAAAAATATTTAAGAGTTTCTTATAA
- a CDS encoding pyridoxal phosphate-dependent aminotransferase, which translates to MKIANRMENLSPSVTMAITALARELKAQGKDILSFSAGEPDFDTPQIVKQAAIDAINEGRTKYTAVEGIIATKQAIINKLKKDHGLDYKLDGIVISNGAKHSLFNLFQVLIENGDEVIIPAPYWVTYPEQVKFSDGVPVFIDTDDSTDFKITPEQLKAAITPKTKILLLNTPSNPTGSVYSKEELLSLGEVLKGTDIIVLSDEMYEKIIYNGKKFTAAAQVSEDMYNRTVTINGLSKAVAMTGWRFGYLATPDVKLAKTLTKLQGQVTSNINSITQYAAIPALEGDADADIEMMRVEFEKRKNIVVKSFNDIKGLSTTDPDGAFYVFVNIKEVSNDSVKFCSDLLEQKGVALVPGLAFGTEGYIRFSFATDLATIQEGIKRIKEFVENK; encoded by the coding sequence ATGAAAATTGCAAACAGAATGGAAAATCTGTCTCCATCGGTTACTATGGCAATAACTGCCTTAGCTCGAGAGCTTAAAGCTCAAGGTAAAGATATACTAAGTTTTAGTGCAGGTGAACCTGACTTTGATACACCACAAATTGTTAAGCAAGCTGCTATAGATGCTATCAATGAAGGTCGAACGAAATATACAGCTGTAGAAGGTATTATCGCTACTAAGCAAGCAATTATAAATAAACTAAAAAAAGATCATGGTTTAGATTATAAATTAGATGGTATTGTAATAAGTAATGGAGCAAAACACTCTTTATTTAATCTTTTTCAAGTATTAATTGAAAATGGTGATGAAGTTATTATTCCAGCACCTTATTGGGTTACATATCCTGAGCAAGTAAAATTTTCAGATGGTGTTCCAGTATTTATTGACACTGATGATTCAACAGATTTTAAAATCACACCAGAGCAATTAAAAGCTGCAATTACTCCAAAAACAAAAATTTTGCTTTTGAATACTCCTTCAAATCCAACAGGATCAGTGTATTCTAAAGAAGAATTACTATCACTTGGTGAAGTTTTAAAAGGTACTGATATTATCGTACTTTCAGATGAAATGTATGAAAAAATCATCTATAATGGCAAAAAATTCACTGCTGCTGCTCAAGTTAGTGAAGATATGTACAATCGAACTGTAACTATTAACGGTTTAAGTAAAGCAGTTGCAATGACTGGTTGGAGATTTGGATATCTTGCAACTCCTGATGTTAAACTTGCAAAAACTTTAACTAAACTGCAAGGTCAAGTTACTTCAAATATCAACTCAATTACTCAATATGCAGCTATTCCTGCTCTTGAAGGTGATGCAGATGCTGATATTGAAATGATGAGAGTTGAATTTGAGAAAAGAAAAAATATTGTAGTTAAATCATTTAATGATATTAAAGGTTTATCAACTACAGATCCAGATGGTGCATTTTATGTTTTTGTAAATATAAAAGAAGTATCTAATGATTCTGTAAAATTTTGTTCAGATCTTTTAGAACAAAAAGGTGTAGCTTTAGTTCCTGGCCTTGCTTTTGGAACAGAAGGTTATATTAGATTCTCATTTGCTACAGATTTAGCAACAATTCAAGAGGGAATCAAAAGAATCAAAGAGTTTGTAGAAAACAAATAA
- a CDS encoding cation diffusion facilitator family transporter yields MTPQKKATVVSSSVAAVLTLIKLAIGIASGSVAVLASAIDSVLDMFVSIFNYFAISNSEKPADKIFNYGRGKIEALASVIEGTIITISGLFLLYQAVKKALNSETSQYLEISIYVMIISLIITISLVTYLNYVAKKTNSMVIKADALHYKTDVFSNAAVLISLLLVTFTGYEIIDIFVGGGIALYIIYSAYELIHDGILVLLDRAVDEELVLKIKDIIKENDKVNTYHLLKTREAANQTFVEVHLVFNCLITLMEAHKASDYIENKIKKLDSSRDWIINIHMDPYDDFKVNDITH; encoded by the coding sequence ATGACTCCACAAAAAAAAGCTACCGTTGTTTCATCTAGTGTTGCAGCGGTACTTACTCTTATAAAACTAGCAATTGGAATCGCCAGCGGTTCTGTTGCTGTTTTAGCTTCTGCTATTGATTCTGTTTTGGATATGTTTGTATCAATTTTTAATTATTTCGCTATTTCAAATTCTGAGAAACCTGCTGATAAAATTTTTAATTATGGGAGAGGAAAAATTGAAGCCTTAGCTTCTGTGATTGAAGGTACAATTATTACTATTTCTGGTTTATTTTTACTTTATCAAGCAGTTAAAAAAGCTTTGAATTCTGAAACTTCTCAATATTTAGAAATATCTATTTATGTAATGATTATATCTTTAATAATTACTATTTCTTTAGTAACTTATTTAAATTATGTTGCAAAAAAAACAAATTCTATGGTTATAAAAGCAGATGCTCTTCACTATAAAACAGATGTTTTTAGTAATGCAGCTGTTTTAATCTCTTTATTACTTGTAACTTTTACAGGTTATGAGATTATTGATATATTTGTGGGTGGAGGCATTGCTTTATATATTATTTATTCAGCTTATGAACTTATACATGATGGTATTTTGGTTTTATTAGATAGAGCAGTTGATGAAGAACTTGTATTAAAAATCAAAGATATAATAAAAGAAAATGATAAAGTAAATACTTATCACTTATTAAAAACAAGAGAAGCTGCAAATCAAACATTTGTAGAAGTACACTTAGTTTTTAATTGTCTTATTACTTTAATGGAAGCACATAAAGCAAGTGATTATATTGAAAATAAGATAAAAAAATTAGATTCTTCAAGAGATTGGATTATAAATATTCACATGGATCCTTATGATGATTTTAAAGTAAACGATATAACTCATTAG
- a CDS encoding HD domain-containing phosphohydrolase, whose translation MNYIKILGASGSKAKNQNTTSFQVFKDIVVDAGNILNALGNEAKEINHIFLTHSHADHIADLPFIIETFFEERTTPLTIYALEETIEILQKHSFNNKIWPDFTKIKLNHNDKFSLIFKPILLNEIIHIHNYSIKAIAANHISGSCGYIIKKDQNKSFVISGDTYLNPILWDEINNDESIKSLILECSFPDKLENLAKITKHLTPSLIKKDLENLKRKDLSIFFYHLKPSYKKELLQDIKKNKLLDYNGKVLNEGDIIHIDTGNIENSLLSEHKFEEIMKINLALTSQHNKEKLFEDILTLTRKLTNADAGSLYIKSKDEKNLEFKVVQNETLNIKIANIKNDSSWPNLPIYLEDGTVNNKMVAIVCANEKRIINIHDVYKTTEYKFEGTKNFDKTTNYRSKSMLVIPLINHENDVIGVLQLINKKRDKEIINFDKLDEKVIISLASQAAMALTNMQLISSLEEFINAFVSTIAKAIDAKSPYTSDHIEKVEKIALLIAKAINDDKTIYKNITYTENDYKQIALAAWIHDIGKISMPEYVLDKATKLEKIYDRIDLIEQRFEIIKKDKEIEYLKKQISIEKFEEDIKLLEDYSSFIKRVNLGGEFMKDEDISKLDEISKLTYKKDNIDFPLINPDEYYNLSIRKGTLTKEEIDIIRNHAQLSLDMISELPFPKKFKNVLNIACNHHEKLNGTGYPRGLSEKDISLEDRIMIFSDIFEALTTSERPYKVAMKLSTVKNIFENMTNKGEIDKDLVQFFFNHNILEQYGKEALKAEQLDLNK comes from the coding sequence TTGAATTACATAAAAATTTTGGGTGCCAGTGGAAGTAAAGCGAAAAATCAAAATACAACCTCTTTTCAAGTATTCAAAGATATAGTTGTTGATGCTGGAAATATTTTAAATGCCTTAGGAAATGAGGCAAAAGAGATTAACCATATTTTCCTAACTCACTCCCATGCTGATCATATTGCTGATTTACCTTTTATTATTGAAACTTTTTTTGAAGAAAGAACTACACCTCTTACAATTTATGCATTAGAAGAAACCATTGAAATTCTTCAAAAGCATTCATTCAATAATAAAATTTGGCCTGATTTTACAAAAATAAAATTAAATCATAATGATAAATTTTCACTTATTTTTAAACCTATTTTATTAAATGAAATTATTCATATCCATAACTATTCTATAAAAGCCATCGCAGCAAATCATATTAGTGGTTCATGTGGATATATTATAAAAAAAGATCAAAATAAAAGTTTTGTCATAAGTGGAGATACATATTTAAATCCGATACTTTGGGATGAAATTAATAATGATGAATCAATTAAATCTTTGATTCTTGAGTGTTCATTTCCTGATAAATTAGAAAATTTAGCAAAAATTACAAAACATTTAACTCCCTCTTTAATAAAAAAAGATCTTGAAAATCTTAAAAGGAAAGATCTTTCAATCTTTTTTTATCATTTAAAACCAAGTTATAAAAAAGAGTTATTGCAAGATATTAAAAAAAATAAGCTATTAGACTACAATGGAAAAGTTTTAAATGAAGGTGACATAATTCATATTGATACAGGAAATATTGAAAATAGTTTATTAAGTGAGCATAAATTTGAAGAGATAATGAAAATAAATTTAGCACTTACATCACAACATAATAAAGAGAAATTATTTGAAGATATACTGACATTAACAAGAAAATTGACAAATGCAGATGCTGGAAGTTTATATATAAAATCAAAAGATGAAAAAAATCTTGAATTTAAAGTTGTTCAAAATGAAACACTCAATATTAAAATCGCTAATATAAAAAATGATTCTTCTTGGCCTAATCTACCTATATATTTAGAGGATGGAACTGTAAATAATAAAATGGTTGCTATTGTTTGTGCAAATGAAAAAAGAATTATAAATATTCATGATGTATACAAAACAACAGAATATAAGTTTGAAGGGACGAAGAATTTTGATAAAACAACTAATTATCGTTCAAAATCAATGCTTGTTATTCCATTAATAAACCATGAAAATGATGTAATAGGTGTTTTACAATTAATCAATAAAAAAAGAGATAAAGAGATAATTAATTTTGACAAATTAGATGAAAAAGTTATCATATCTTTAGCTTCACAAGCTGCAATGGCATTAACAAATATGCAATTGATTTCAAGTTTAGAAGAATTTATAAATGCTTTTGTTTCAACTATTGCAAAAGCAATTGATGCTAAATCTCCATATACAAGTGATCATATTGAAAAGGTTGAAAAAATTGCTTTACTTATAGCAAAAGCCATAAATGATGATAAAACAATTTATAAAAATATAACTTATACAGAAAATGATTATAAACAAATAGCACTTGCTGCATGGATACATGATATTGGTAAAATTTCAATGCCTGAATATGTACTTGATAAAGCAACAAAATTAGAAAAGATATATGATAGGATAGATTTAATCGAACAAAGATTTGAAATTATTAAAAAAGATAAAGAGATTGAGTATTTAAAAAAACAGATTTCAATAGAGAAATTTGAAGAAGATATTAAACTATTAGAGGATTATTCTTCTTTTATTAAAAGAGTTAATTTAGGTGGCGAATTTATGAAAGATGAAGATATTTCTAAATTAGATGAAATATCAAAATTAACCTATAAAAAAGACAATATTGATTTTCCTCTTATAAATCCAGATGAATATTATAATTTATCAATAAGAAAAGGCACATTAACAAAAGAAGAGATAGATATTATTAGAAACCATGCTCAACTTTCACTTGATATGATTTCAGAATTACCTTTTCCAAAGAAATTCAAAAATGTTCTAAATATTGCGTGTAATCACCATGAAAAATTAAATGGAACAGGTTATCCAAGAGGTTTAAGTGAAAAAGATATTAGTTTAGAAGATAGAATTATGATTTTTTCAGATATTTTTGAAGCACTAACAACATCAGAAAGACCATATAAAGTAGCTATGAAATTATCTACAGTAAAAAATATTTTTGAAAACATGACAAATAAAGGAGAAATAGATAAAGATTTAGTTCAATTCTTCTTTAATCATAATATTTTAGAGCAATATGGTAAAGAAGCACTAAAAGCTGAACAGTTAGATTTAAATAAATAA